The Streptomyces sp. NBC_00440 genome contains a region encoding:
- the rph gene encoding rifamycin-inactivating phosphotransferase — MSEQYVLDLQEADETQIAVVGGKGAHLGGLSRIEGIRVPGGFCVTTDAFRRIMAEAPSIGDQLDELDQLDQLSRSTRSAGEGDDRETIRTLSARIRRTIEGIAVPDDLAAAITGALARLGEHTACAVRSSATAEDLPTASFAGQQDTYLNVVGPEAVLQHISRCWASLFTERAVTYRRRNGIDHRTVHMAVVVQQMVFPDASGILFTADPVTGNRKVATVDAGFGLGEALVSGLVNPDVFKVRHGEVVERVIAAKQRAVHALPAGGTWEVAVDPQRQEQPALTDAQAVRLVQLGRRIEAHFGRPQDIEWCLADGDFRIVQSRPITTLFPIPETGDVLGTGAQENHVYLSVGHQQMMTDPMKPLGISMWQLTAMAPMHEAGGRLFVDATRRLASPASRAALLDVVGRGDPLIRDALETVLGRDDFVPSLPDAAPAGPPAGGASAPAEPDPAIVPELIERSRTSIAALERDIRTKTGPALFDFLLEAFDEHKRGLGDPLNFQAIMAGMEATWWLNDQLQEWLGEKNAADTLTLSAPGNITSEMGLALLDVADVIRPKPEVVEFLRGVEHAGYAENTTFLDELAKLPGGTGARDAIEAYLDRYGMRCVGEIDITRPRWSERPATLVPVILDNVRNFEPGAAERRFEHGRQKAQQKEQDVLSRLRALPDGDRKADEAKRMIDQVRTFIGYREYPKYGIISRYFVYKRALLAEAGRLVRAGVLPEKEDVFYLTFQELHDVVRSNQADGRLIQQRKDAFRSYHALTPPRVLTSDGEAVNGAYRRDDAPAGALIGLPVSTGTIEGRARVILDMAEADLEEGDILVTTFTDPSWSPLFVAVAGLVTEVGGQMTHGAVIAREYGLPAVVGVDQATRLIRDGQRIRVHGTDGYVELLH, encoded by the coding sequence GTGAGTGAGCAGTACGTATTGGATCTTCAAGAGGCCGACGAGACACAGATCGCGGTCGTCGGTGGCAAGGGCGCCCACCTGGGCGGGCTGTCGCGGATCGAAGGCATCCGCGTGCCGGGTGGCTTCTGTGTGACGACGGACGCTTTCCGGCGGATCATGGCGGAAGCGCCGTCGATCGGTGATCAGCTCGATGAGCTTGATCAGCTCGATCAGCTGTCGCGCTCGACTCGCTCTGCCGGCGAGGGGGACGACCGGGAGACGATCCGCACGCTCAGCGCGCGGATCCGCCGGACCATCGAAGGGATTGCCGTCCCGGACGATCTCGCGGCGGCGATCACCGGCGCGCTCGCCCGGCTCGGTGAGCACACCGCCTGCGCCGTCCGGTCCAGCGCGACGGCGGAGGACCTGCCGACGGCCTCTTTCGCCGGCCAGCAGGACACGTATCTGAACGTCGTGGGGCCGGAGGCGGTCCTCCAGCACATCAGCCGGTGCTGGGCCTCGCTGTTCACCGAGCGGGCCGTGACCTACCGCCGGCGGAACGGCATCGATCACCGTACGGTCCACATGGCCGTGGTCGTGCAGCAGATGGTCTTCCCCGATGCGTCCGGCATCCTGTTCACGGCCGACCCCGTCACGGGTAACCGGAAGGTCGCCACCGTGGACGCCGGCTTCGGTCTCGGTGAGGCCCTGGTGTCCGGCCTGGTGAACCCGGACGTCTTCAAGGTGCGGCACGGTGAGGTCGTCGAGAGGGTGATCGCCGCCAAACAGCGCGCCGTTCACGCCCTGCCGGCCGGAGGTACGTGGGAAGTGGCGGTCGACCCGCAGCGGCAGGAGCAGCCGGCGCTGACGGATGCGCAGGCCGTGCGGCTCGTGCAGCTCGGCCGGCGGATCGAAGCGCACTTCGGCCGCCCGCAGGACATCGAATGGTGCCTGGCCGACGGCGACTTCCGGATCGTTCAGAGCCGGCCGATCACGACGCTCTTCCCCATCCCCGAGACCGGCGACGTCCTCGGGACCGGCGCCCAGGAGAACCACGTCTACCTCTCCGTGGGCCATCAGCAGATGATGACCGACCCCATGAAGCCCCTGGGGATCTCCATGTGGCAGCTGACAGCGATGGCGCCGATGCACGAGGCCGGCGGGAGGCTGTTCGTGGACGCCACCCGGCGCCTGGCCTCACCTGCGAGCCGCGCCGCTCTCCTGGACGTCGTCGGGAGAGGCGATCCGCTGATCAGGGACGCTCTGGAGACCGTTCTCGGCCGCGACGACTTCGTCCCGTCGCTCCCGGACGCGGCACCCGCCGGGCCGCCCGCCGGCGGTGCGTCCGCCCCGGCCGAGCCCGATCCGGCCATCGTCCCCGAGCTGATCGAGCGCAGCCGGACGTCCATCGCCGCCCTGGAGCGCGACATCCGGACGAAGACCGGACCGGCGCTGTTCGACTTCCTGCTGGAGGCCTTCGACGAGCACAAGCGGGGCCTCGGTGATCCGCTGAACTTTCAGGCGATCATGGCGGGGATGGAGGCCACGTGGTGGCTCAACGACCAGTTGCAGGAGTGGCTGGGTGAGAAGAACGCGGCTGACACCCTCACCCTGTCCGCCCCCGGCAACATCACGTCGGAGATGGGACTTGCGCTGCTCGACGTCGCGGACGTGATCCGCCCGAAGCCGGAGGTGGTGGAGTTCCTGCGGGGTGTCGAGCACGCCGGGTACGCCGAAAACACAACCTTCCTGGACGAGCTGGCGAAGCTTCCGGGCGGGACCGGAGCACGCGACGCCATTGAGGCCTACCTCGACCGGTACGGGATGCGCTGCGTCGGCGAGATCGACATCACCAGGCCGCGCTGGAGCGAGCGCCCCGCCACGCTCGTGCCCGTGATCCTCGACAACGTCAGGAACTTCGAGCCGGGCGCCGCCGAGCGGCGCTTCGAGCACGGGCGGCAGAAGGCCCAGCAGAAGGAGCAGGACGTGCTGTCCCGCTTGCGGGCCCTGCCGGACGGGGACCGGAAGGCCGACGAGGCCAAGCGGATGATCGACCAGGTCAGAACCTTCATCGGGTACCGGGAGTACCCGAAGTACGGCATCATCAGCCGCTACTTCGTCTACAAGCGGGCCCTGCTGGCGGAGGCCGGGCGCCTGGTGCGGGCCGGTGTGCTTCCTGAGAAGGAGGACGTCTTCTATCTGACGTTCCAGGAACTCCACGACGTCGTGCGCTCGAACCAGGCGGACGGCCGGCTCATCCAGCAGCGCAAGGACGCGTTCCGGTCGTACCACGCACTCACCCCGCCCCGGGTGCTCACATCGGACGGTGAGGCCGTCAACGGGGCGTACCGGCGCGACGACGCGCCGGCCGGAGCCCTGATCGGTTTGCCGGTCTCCACCGGGACCATCGAGGGAAGGGCCCGCGTCATCCTCGACATGGCGGAGGCCGATCTCGAAGAGGGCGACATCCTGGTCACGACCTTCACGGACCCCAGCTGGTCTCCGCTGTTCGTCGCGGTCGCGGGTCTGGTGACGGAGGTGGGCGGCCAGATGACCCATGGCGCGGTGATCGCCCGGGAGTACGGCCTGCCGGCCGTCGTGGGCGTGGACCAGGCCACCCG
- a CDS encoding aldehyde dehydrogenase family protein codes for MNARQEQGLFIDGEWVAPDGGHYDVINPATEESVGPAPEASREQVYAAAAAARAAFAGWSRTAPEERSAILARAAGIMQREFLPYAALAQAESGATTGTARGMQVGVGVARFRRYAKGALEPVEQGLPPQINEAGPMGKAGVFGALAARRPVGVVTCITSYNNPWANPAGKIAPALAMGNTVVVKPAPQDPLSVFRMAEALTEAGVPRGVVNVVSGTGTEVGEAAVDSPDVDMVSFTGSTVVGRRIAEVCGRGMKRQLMELGGKGAALVFDDADLESAVSGIGTTFSFYSGQICTAPTRVLAQRGIYDRLVSQLAAYTGHLKVGDPGERGTVVGPVISAAHRDRIESYVELGRKEGATVVAGGERPSFDKGFYTAPTLLADCTNDMRVVREEIFGPVVVVVPFDDEEEGIALANDSDYGLLDYVWSGDVARAFRVAAQLRAGGVGVNTIGRNMEAPFGGFKQSGVGRDVGSYALHAYSELQSIVWPG; via the coding sequence GTGAACGCACGCCAGGAGCAGGGGCTCTTCATCGACGGCGAGTGGGTCGCGCCGGACGGCGGGCACTACGACGTGATCAACCCGGCCACCGAGGAGAGCGTGGGACCCGCGCCCGAGGCGAGCCGCGAGCAGGTGTACGCGGCGGCCGCCGCCGCCCGTGCGGCCTTCGCGGGCTGGTCGCGGACGGCGCCGGAGGAGCGCTCCGCGATCCTCGCCCGTGCGGCCGGCATCATGCAGCGGGAGTTCCTGCCGTACGCGGCGCTCGCCCAGGCGGAGAGCGGCGCCACCACGGGGACCGCGCGCGGGATGCAGGTCGGTGTGGGGGTGGCACGCTTCCGGCGTTACGCGAAGGGCGCCCTGGAACCGGTCGAGCAGGGCCTGCCGCCGCAGATCAACGAGGCGGGCCCGATGGGGAAGGCAGGCGTCTTCGGGGCGCTCGCCGCCCGCCGGCCGGTGGGAGTGGTCACCTGCATCACCTCGTACAACAACCCCTGGGCCAACCCGGCGGGCAAGATCGCGCCCGCGCTCGCCATGGGCAACACCGTGGTCGTCAAACCGGCCCCGCAGGACCCCCTCTCCGTCTTCCGGATGGCGGAGGCGCTGACCGAGGCGGGTGTGCCGCGCGGGGTGGTGAACGTGGTCAGCGGGACGGGTACGGAGGTGGGCGAGGCTGCCGTCGACTCACCGGACGTCGACATGGTCAGCTTCACCGGCTCCACGGTGGTCGGCAGGCGCATCGCCGAGGTCTGCGGCCGCGGTATGAAGCGGCAGCTGATGGAGCTGGGCGGCAAGGGCGCGGCGCTGGTCTTCGACGACGCGGACCTGGAATCGGCGGTGTCCGGGATCGGCACGACCTTCTCCTTCTACAGCGGCCAGATCTGCACGGCGCCCACCCGGGTACTGGCCCAGCGTGGTATCTACGACCGTCTGGTCTCCCAACTCGCCGCCTACACAGGGCACTTGAAGGTGGGTGACCCGGGTGAACGGGGCACGGTGGTCGGACCGGTGATCTCGGCGGCCCACCGGGACCGGATCGAGTCGTACGTGGAACTCGGCCGGAAGGAGGGCGCGACGGTCGTCGCGGGCGGCGAACGGCCGTCGTTCGACAAGGGCTTCTACACCGCGCCCACGCTGCTCGCCGACTGCACCAACGACATGCGCGTGGTCCGCGAGGAGATCTTCGGCCCGGTCGTCGTGGTGGTCCCCTTCGACGACGAGGAGGAGGGCATCGCCCTGGCCAACGACAGCGACTACGGCCTGCTCGACTACGTCTGGTCGGGCGACGTGGCACGGGCGTTCCGGGTGGCGGCACAGCTGCGGGCCGGAGGGGTGGGGGTGAACACCATCGGCCGGAACATGGAGGCGCCGTTCGGTGGGTTCAAGCAGAGCGGAGTGGGCCGGGACGTCGGCTCGTACGCCCTGCACGCGTACAGCGAGCTCCAGTCGATCGTCTGGCCGGGGTAA
- a CDS encoding N-acyl-D-amino-acid deacylase family protein, with protein MLDHLIRGATVVDGTGAPSYVADLGIRDGRIAVIAKPGTVTEPAATTEDATGLVLAPGFVDPHTHYDAQLFWDPYATPSMNHGVTTVAGGNCGFTLAPLNPDHPGDADYTRRMMSKVEGMSLVALEEGAPWNWSTFAEYLDALDGRTAVNAGFMVGHCALRRHVMGADAIGGQPTGEQLAEMLRIFHEAMEAGAWGFSTTQSSTHSDGDGEPVASRHASPAELLALSKAVGEHEGTQIEAIVAGCLDQFSDEEVDLFVGMSAAAGRPLNWNVLTIDAAVPERVPRQLSASDRARKEGGRIVALTMPILTPMNMSLGTFCALNLIPGWGDILGLPVPERIAELRNPDVRAEMLRHANSKEAGVFRRLANFGRYVIGDTYSEANEGLSGRVVKDIAAERGQEPFHCLVEICANDELRTVLWPMPSDNDPDSWELRRKTWEHEDVMLGGSDAGAHLDRMCGAPYTTRFIGDCLRGRKLVGLEAAVKMLTDDPAQLFGLRERGRIEEGFHADLVLFDPERIAAGPATLVHDLPGDSPRLDSRAIGIVSVRVNGVETIRDDEITGAVPGTVLRSGRDTRTVATR; from the coding sequence ATGCTCGACCACCTCATCCGCGGAGCGACCGTCGTGGACGGCACCGGTGCCCCCTCGTACGTCGCGGACCTCGGCATCCGGGACGGCCGCATAGCCGTCATCGCGAAGCCCGGCACCGTCACCGAACCCGCCGCGACCACCGAGGACGCGACGGGCCTCGTGCTCGCCCCCGGCTTCGTCGACCCGCACACCCACTACGACGCACAGCTCTTCTGGGACCCGTACGCCACCCCGTCCATGAACCACGGCGTCACCACCGTCGCGGGCGGCAACTGCGGCTTCACCCTCGCCCCGCTCAACCCGGACCACCCCGGCGACGCCGACTACACGCGCCGCATGATGTCCAAGGTCGAGGGCATGTCGCTGGTCGCGCTCGAAGAGGGTGCCCCGTGGAACTGGTCGACCTTCGCCGAGTACCTGGACGCCCTGGACGGCCGTACCGCCGTCAACGCCGGCTTCATGGTGGGCCACTGCGCCCTGCGCCGGCACGTCATGGGCGCCGACGCGATCGGCGGACAGCCCACCGGCGAACAGCTCGCCGAGATGCTGCGGATCTTCCACGAGGCGATGGAAGCGGGCGCCTGGGGGTTCTCCACCACCCAGTCGTCCACCCACTCCGACGGCGACGGCGAGCCCGTCGCCTCCCGGCACGCGAGCCCGGCCGAACTGCTCGCCCTGTCCAAGGCGGTCGGCGAGCACGAGGGCACCCAGATCGAAGCGATCGTGGCCGGCTGCCTCGACCAGTTCAGCGACGAGGAGGTCGACCTCTTCGTAGGGATGAGCGCGGCAGCGGGCCGCCCGCTCAACTGGAACGTCCTGACCATCGACGCCGCCGTACCCGAACGCGTACCGCGCCAGCTCAGCGCCAGCGACCGCGCGCGCAAGGAGGGCGGCCGGATCGTCGCCCTGACGATGCCCATCCTCACCCCGATGAACATGTCGCTCGGCACGTTCTGCGCGCTGAACCTGATACCCGGCTGGGGCGACATCCTGGGGCTCCCGGTGCCGGAGCGGATCGCCGAGCTGCGCAACCCCGACGTACGGGCCGAGATGCTGCGGCACGCCAACAGCAAGGAGGCGGGCGTCTTCCGGCGGCTGGCCAACTTCGGGCGGTACGTCATCGGTGACACCTACTCCGAGGCCAACGAGGGGCTCAGCGGCCGGGTGGTGAAGGACATCGCGGCCGAGCGCGGTCAGGAGCCGTTCCACTGTCTGGTGGAGATCTGCGCCAACGACGAACTGCGCACCGTGCTCTGGCCGATGCCCAGCGACAACGACCCGGACTCCTGGGAGCTGCGGCGCAAGACCTGGGAGCACGAGGACGTGATGCTGGGCGGCTCCGACGCGGGCGCGCACCTGGACCGGATGTGCGGGGCCCCGTACACGACGCGCTTCATCGGCGACTGCCTGCGCGGCCGCAAACTGGTCGGCCTCGAAGCGGCGGTGAAGATGCTGACCGACGACCCCGCCCAGCTCTTCGGGCTGCGTGAGCGCGGCCGGATCGAGGAGGGCTTCCACGCCGATCTGGTGCTGTTCGACCCGGAGCGGATCGCGGCGGGCCCGGCGACGCTCGTGCACGACCTGCCGGGCGACAGCCCCCGTCTCGACTCACGGGCGATCGGCATCGTGTCGGTACGGGTCAACGGCGTCGAGACCATCCGGGACGACGAGATCACCGGCGCGGTGCCGGGCACGGTGCTGCGGTCCGGCCGCGACACCAGGACGGTGGCGACCCGTTGA
- a CDS encoding LLM class flavin-dependent oxidoreductase produces MEFGLFVQGYVPKQRAQADPEAEHKALMEETEYVIQADKSNFKYAWASEHHFLEEYSHLSANDVFLGYLAHATDRIHLGSGIFNPLAPVNHPVKVAEKVAMMDHLSEGRFEFGSGRGAGSHEILGFMPGITDMNHTKEIWEETIGEFPKMWLQDEYVGFQGKHWSLPPRKILPKPYGKAHPAMWYAAGSPASYAMAGKKGLGVLGFSVQKVSDMEWVVESYKNAVKEAEPIGAFVNDNVMVTSTAICAETHDKAVEIAVSGGLNYLQSLLFRYHDTFPRPDGIPEWPELLPEYSTEIIELLIAEELMICGDPGEVLQQCKRWEQAGADQLSFGLPIGISSEDTLNTIKLIGEHVIPQIDTDPVHRTTRFRQTGA; encoded by the coding sequence TTGGAATTCGGGCTCTTTGTACAGGGATACGTACCGAAGCAGCGCGCCCAGGCCGATCCCGAGGCCGAGCACAAGGCGCTGATGGAGGAGACCGAGTACGTCATCCAGGCGGACAAGTCCAACTTCAAGTACGCCTGGGCCTCCGAGCACCACTTCCTGGAGGAGTACTCGCACCTCTCCGCCAACGATGTGTTCCTCGGCTACCTCGCGCACGCGACGGACCGCATCCACCTCGGATCCGGCATCTTCAACCCGCTGGCACCGGTCAACCACCCCGTCAAGGTCGCCGAGAAGGTGGCCATGATGGACCACCTCTCGGAAGGCCGCTTCGAGTTCGGCTCGGGGCGCGGTGCTGGCAGTCACGAGATCCTCGGGTTCATGCCGGGCATCACGGACATGAACCACACCAAGGAGATCTGGGAAGAGACGATCGGCGAATTTCCCAAGATGTGGCTCCAGGACGAGTACGTCGGCTTCCAGGGCAAGCACTGGTCACTGCCGCCGCGCAAGATCCTGCCCAAGCCGTACGGGAAGGCGCACCCGGCCATGTGGTACGCCGCCGGGTCCCCCGCCTCGTACGCCATGGCCGGCAAGAAGGGCCTCGGGGTGCTGGGGTTCAGCGTCCAGAAGGTCTCGGACATGGAGTGGGTCGTCGAGTCGTACAAGAACGCGGTGAAGGAGGCCGAGCCGATCGGCGCCTTCGTCAACGACAACGTCATGGTGACCTCGACCGCGATCTGCGCCGAGACCCACGACAAGGCGGTCGAGATCGCCGTCAGCGGCGGGCTCAACTACCTTCAGTCGCTGCTGTTCCGCTACCACGACACGTTCCCCAGGCCCGATGGCATACCCGAGTGGCCGGAGCTGCTGCCCGAGTACAGCACGGAGATCATCGAGCTGCTCATCGCGGAGGAGCTGATGATCTGCGGTGACCCAGGCGAGGTGCTCCAGCAGTGCAAGCGCTGGGAACAGGCGGGGGCGGACCAGCTGTCGTTCGGGCTGCCGATCGGGATCTCGTCCGAGGACACGCTCAACACCATCAAGCTGATCGGTGAGCACGTCATCCCGCAGATCGACACGGACCCGGTCCACCGGACGACGCGCTTCCGGCAGACCGGCGCGTAG
- a CDS encoding SDR family NAD(P)-dependent oxidoreductase, with the protein MGKLDGRVIVITGAARGQGEQEARLFVAEGAKVLLGDVLDEQGAALAKELGESAAYVRLDVTREADWSAAVEAAKETFGKIDGLVNNAGILRFNELVTTPLDEFQQVVQVNQVGAFLGIKTVAPEIEAAGGGTIVNTASYTALTGMAFVGSYAATKAAIVGLTRVAAMELAAKGIRVNAMCPGAIDTPMSNPAQLDPDADPAESSAALDELYRKLVPLGRVGRPEEVARLALFLSGEDSSYITGQPFVIDGGWLAGVSIF; encoded by the coding sequence ATGGGCAAGCTCGACGGGCGGGTCATCGTCATCACCGGCGCGGCACGCGGACAGGGGGAACAGGAGGCGCGGCTCTTCGTGGCCGAAGGGGCGAAGGTCCTGCTCGGGGACGTGCTGGACGAGCAGGGAGCGGCGCTGGCCAAGGAGTTGGGGGAGTCCGCCGCGTACGTACGGCTCGACGTGACCCGGGAGGCGGACTGGAGCGCCGCCGTCGAGGCGGCCAAGGAGACCTTCGGGAAGATCGACGGGCTGGTCAACAACGCCGGGATCCTGCGATTCAACGAGCTGGTGACGACGCCGCTCGACGAGTTCCAGCAGGTCGTACAGGTCAACCAGGTCGGCGCCTTCCTCGGCATCAAGACGGTCGCACCGGAGATCGAGGCGGCGGGCGGCGGGACCATCGTCAACACCGCCTCGTACACCGCGCTGACCGGGATGGCATTCGTCGGCTCGTACGCGGCGACCAAGGCCGCGATCGTCGGTCTGACCCGGGTGGCCGCGATGGAACTGGCGGCGAAGGGCATCCGGGTCAACGCGATGTGCCCCGGCGCCATCGACACCCCCATGAGCAACCCCGCCCAGCTCGACCCGGACGCGGATCCGGCGGAGTCGTCCGCGGCCCTGGACGAGCTCTACCGGAAGCTGGTGCCGCTGGGGCGGGTGGGCAGGCCCGAGGAGGTCGCCAGGCTGGCGCTCTTCCTCTCGGGTGAGGACTCCTCGTACATCACCGGGCAGCCGTTCGTCATCGACGGCGGCTGGCTGGCCGGGGTCAGCATCTTCTGA
- a CDS encoding TIGR03619 family F420-dependent LLM class oxidoreductase has translation MTRVFPEGQLVYGMQLPIQSQSTIYAEAWEAAATPHDLAEIARTADRTGFAYIAGCDHVAIPRRLAEAMGTVWYDPVATLGFLAGITRRVRLMSHVAVLGLRHPLLTAKQYATLDHLSGGRLILGVGAGHVPEEFEAVGADFPGRGSVLNESIDALRSALGPDEYPEHHGELYDFEGLAQLPRPAQRQVPVWVGGSSPAAVRRAAERADGWLPQGDPRDRLPAQIARLRALREAAGVTDPIEIGAITEPLYVGEPGRPVGRRTLTGKPDAIADSLREYAAMGVDQIQVRFRSRSRTELTDQMAAFAADVAPHLNQ, from the coding sequence ATGACAAGGGTCTTTCCCGAAGGGCAGCTCGTCTACGGGATGCAGTTGCCCATCCAGTCCCAGAGCACCATCTACGCGGAGGCGTGGGAGGCCGCCGCCACCCCGCACGACCTCGCGGAGATCGCCCGCACCGCCGACCGCACCGGCTTCGCCTACATCGCGGGCTGCGACCACGTGGCCATCCCGCGGCGGCTCGCCGAGGCCATGGGCACCGTCTGGTACGACCCGGTCGCCACCCTCGGCTTCCTGGCCGGGATCACCCGGCGGGTACGGCTGATGAGCCATGTCGCAGTCCTGGGGCTGCGGCACCCGCTGCTCACCGCCAAGCAGTACGCGACCCTGGACCACCTCAGCGGCGGCCGGCTGATCCTGGGGGTCGGGGCGGGGCACGTGCCGGAGGAGTTCGAGGCCGTCGGGGCCGACTTCCCGGGGCGCGGCTCCGTACTGAACGAGTCCATCGACGCACTCCGGTCCGCACTCGGCCCCGACGAGTACCCCGAACACCACGGCGAGCTCTACGACTTCGAAGGCCTCGCGCAGCTGCCCAGACCGGCTCAGCGCCAGGTGCCCGTCTGGGTCGGCGGGTCGTCGCCGGCCGCTGTGCGCCGGGCCGCCGAGCGGGCGGACGGATGGCTGCCGCAGGGTGACCCGCGCGACCGGCTGCCCGCACAGATCGCCCGGCTGCGCGCGCTCAGGGAGGCGGCCGGGGTGACGGACCCGATCGAGATCGGTGCCATCACCGAGCCGCTGTACGTGGGGGAGCCCGGCCGGCCGGTCGGGCGCAGGACCCTCACCGGCAAGCCCGACGCCATCGCCGATTCGTTGCGGGAGTACGCGGCGATGGGCGTCGACCAGATCCAGGTGCGGTTCCGCAGCCGGAGCCGTACCGAACTCACCGACCAGATGGCGGCCTTCGCCGCCGACGTCGCTCCGCACCTCAATCAGTAG
- a CDS encoding amidohydrolase family protein: METFPKIISVDDHTVEPPHVWQDRLPSKYRDTGPRIVRAPLKSMSFMGGKFAPVMGAKGDDGPIGDWWIYEDLHRPLTRLDTSVGYDRDDIKLEVITYEQMRPGSFSVPDRLADMDVNHVQSALCFPTFPRFCGQTFTEATDRELALLGVRAYNDWMVEEWCGPEAHGRLIPLPIVPLWDARLAADEVRRNAARGVRAVAFSEIPPFLGLPSIHTDEWDPFLAACDETGTVIGMHIGSSSKMPSTSADAPPAVGSTITFANCCFSMVDWLMSGKFERFPNLKIMYAEGQIGWIPYILERADVVWEENRGWGGVADKVHRPPSELFTDHVYGCFFDDAFGLKNLDSIGVGNVLYETDYPHSDSTWPKSREVGEAQMGHLAPDVVDRIVRGNAIELLGLTEDGLWAG, translated from the coding sequence ATGGAGACTTTCCCGAAGATCATCTCGGTGGACGACCACACCGTGGAACCTCCCCACGTCTGGCAGGACCGGCTCCCGTCCAAATACCGGGACACAGGTCCGCGTATCGTCCGGGCGCCCCTCAAGTCCATGTCCTTCATGGGCGGCAAGTTCGCCCCGGTGATGGGAGCCAAGGGCGATGACGGGCCGATCGGCGACTGGTGGATCTACGAGGACCTGCACCGGCCGCTGACCCGCCTGGACACGTCGGTCGGCTACGACAGGGACGACATCAAACTCGAAGTCATCACCTACGAACAGATGCGGCCCGGCTCCTTCTCGGTGCCCGACCGCCTCGCCGACATGGACGTCAACCACGTCCAGTCCGCGCTCTGCTTCCCGACCTTCCCGAGGTTCTGCGGCCAGACCTTCACCGAGGCGACCGACCGCGAACTGGCCCTGCTCGGCGTCCGTGCGTACAACGACTGGATGGTGGAGGAGTGGTGCGGGCCCGAGGCGCACGGGCGCCTCATCCCGCTGCCGATCGTCCCGCTGTGGGACGCGCGGCTCGCGGCGGACGAGGTCAGGCGCAACGCCGCACGCGGGGTGCGCGCGGTCGCGTTCTCGGAGATACCCCCGTTCCTGGGGCTGCCGTCCATCCACACCGACGAGTGGGACCCGTTCCTCGCCGCGTGCGACGAGACCGGCACGGTGATCGGGATGCACATCGGCTCGTCGTCCAAGATGCCGTCCACATCGGCCGACGCACCGCCGGCGGTCGGCTCCACGATCACCTTCGCCAACTGCTGCTTCTCGATGGTCGACTGGCTGATGAGCGGCAAGTTCGAGCGCTTCCCGAATCTGAAGATCATGTACGCGGAGGGCCAGATCGGCTGGATCCCGTACATCCTGGAACGCGCCGACGTGGTCTGGGAGGAGAACCGCGGCTGGGGCGGGGTGGCGGACAAGGTCCACCGGCCGCCGTCCGAGCTGTTCACCGACCATGTGTACGGCTGCTTCTTCGACGACGCCTTCGGGCTCAAGAACCTCGACTCGATCGGGGTGGGGAACGTGCTGTACGAGACGGACTACCCCCACTCCGACTCCACCTGGCCCAAGTCCCGTGAGGTCGGAGAGGCCCAGATGGGGCACCTGGCCCCGGACGTGGTGGACCGCATCGTGCGCGGCAACGCGATCGAACTGCTCGGTCTGACAGAGGACGGCCTCTGGGCCGGGTGA